The following are from one region of the bacterium HR11 genome:
- the mltD_3 gene encoding Membrane-bound lytic murein transglycosylase D, translated as METESGFDPWAFSEKGAVGLMQLLPSTALDMGATDPWDPVQNVAAGVRYLRTLLERYGGDVQKALAAYNTGFDRVDRLASDAWPAETRQFVQRVLRAYDRLHKACP; from the coding sequence ATGGAGACCGAGTCGGGCTTCGACCCGTGGGCCTTCTCCGAGAAGGGAGCCGTCGGCCTCATGCAACTCCTGCCCTCGACGGCCCTCGATATGGGCGCCACGGACCCCTGGGACCCCGTCCAGAACGTGGCGGCCGGCGTCCGGTACCTGCGGACCTTACTGGAACGGTACGGCGGGGACGTGCAGAAGGCCCTGGCGGCCTACAATACGGGCTTCGACCGGGTCGACCGCCTGGCGTCCGACGCCTGGCCGGCCGAGACGCGCCAGTTCGTCCAGCGGGTCCTCCGGGCCTACGACCGTCTGCATAAGGCGTGCCCCTGA